DNA from Dioscorea cayenensis subsp. rotundata cultivar TDr96_F1 chromosome 26, TDr96_F1_v2_PseudoChromosome.rev07_lg8_w22 25.fasta, whole genome shotgun sequence:
ATAACAACAGGAACACAAGTGTTGGTGTTATTGGTGTTGATGGTACTGTGAAGGATGGATTCAATGGAGATATCAAGAATTTATACAATAAAGGGAGTGGATTGAAGGGTGGAGCTAAGAAGATCAACGGTGATGGTAACAATGGaggcaagaagaagaacagcTACAACGACAATGGTAGCGTCAGTGTGTTGGAGGGGAAAAGGTTTAAGACATTGCCGCCATGTGAGTCTCTTCCAAGGAATGAAGCAGTGGGAGggtatatatttgtttgtaacAATGATACCATGATGGAGAATCTAAAAAGGCAGCTCTTTGGTATGAATTTCAGCTTTGTTTTCTATGTTAATTCTTCAAATTCATGTGCacaaggattagggtttattgCAAATTCATGATGAATTGGGAATTGATTGATTTGAGTGAGCTTgtatgataaaattaaaaaggtgatgttttgattgaattagGGCTGCCTCCAAGGTACAAGGACTCTGTTAGGGCAATCACACCAGGGTTGCCCCTTTTCCTCTACAATTACTCTACTCATCAGCTACATGGAATTTATGAGGTTCTTAGCTTGTTATTCATTCTGGTTGCTATGTCTTGTTTATCTATGTTTCGTTATGTTCTGAATGTGTTAGAGTTATTTAGCTGTATGGTTTTGATACTCAGGCTGCTAGTTTCGGTGGGACGAACATTGATCCCACAGCTTGGGAGGATAAAAAATGTCCTGGTGAATCAAAGTTTCCGGCTCAGGTATATcatgtttatgtttttgatttgcaCATCACCAT
Protein-coding regions in this window:
- the LOC120253028 gene encoding B2 protein-like, translating into MDSTREFWNFGDQLRRANLAGISIGDSIWSDSYLAEASPMITSQKLAFANNNTDRYNNRNTSVGVIGVDGTVKDGFNGDIKNLYNKGSGLKGGAKKINGDGNNGGKKKNSYNDNGSVSVLEGKRFKTLPPCESLPRNEAVGGYIFVCNNDTMMENLKRQLFGLPPRYKDSVRAITPGLPLFLYNYSTHQLHGIYEAASFGGTNIDPTAWEDKKCPGESKFPAQVRVATRKLCAPLEEDSFRPVLHHYDGPKFRLELSVPEALDLLDKFAEMNV